In Arthrobacter citreus, a single genomic region encodes these proteins:
- a CDS encoding FAD-binding oxidoreductase, whose translation MEKTRLTGRIVTPDDAEYEQARTNNTLNNPKFPKIIVFCQKKRDVLNALNWAKENNMPFRVRSGRHSFENFSLVNGGLVIDVSEMNTVTVDCKNMTAKIQAGANLGKVYNVLWENGTTIPAGTESSVGVVGLSLGGGIGMLSRLYGLTCDNLLEVEIAVSNGKEKAKIIKANKKQNSDLFWACRGGGGGNFGIVTSLKYKVHSISNVSIFSIIWEWNDFEAAFDAWQKFATNTDNRLTSEIELRSKQANQIIAQGEFVGPAAKLRELLRPLTETGTPIKVEIKEVPYIEAVHFFDEPIGNIPTYKKRSGSFINEILPKRAILIMKSFLENTPNETTAIWQQSLGGEVKRIKPDETAYYYRDAIIVQEYYSRWKRPEEEENSIRWVEELRSALSKYTTGDYVNWPDRFIRNWPTAYYGGNLQRLRIVKREYDPYNLFNFPQSIPPLNFWF comes from the coding sequence TTGGAAAAGACAAGACTTACTGGTAGGATTGTTACACCTGATGATGCGGAATATGAACAAGCCAGAACAAACAATACTTTAAACAATCCAAAATTTCCTAAAATAATCGTATTTTGTCAAAAGAAACGTGATGTATTGAATGCTTTAAATTGGGCGAAGGAAAATAATATGCCATTTAGAGTTAGAAGCGGCAGGCATAGCTTTGAAAACTTTTCCCTCGTAAATGGTGGGCTTGTAATAGATGTTAGTGAAATGAATACTGTTACTGTTGATTGTAAAAATATGACCGCTAAAATACAGGCTGGGGCTAATTTAGGGAAAGTTTATAATGTACTATGGGAAAACGGTACGACAATTCCAGCAGGAACAGAAAGCAGTGTGGGGGTTGTCGGTCTTTCGCTTGGCGGGGGCATTGGAATGCTGTCACGATTGTATGGACTTACATGTGATAATTTGCTTGAAGTAGAAATAGCTGTATCGAATGGCAAGGAAAAAGCTAAAATCATTAAGGCAAATAAGAAACAAAATAGTGATCTATTTTGGGCTTGCCGTGGCGGTGGTGGAGGGAATTTTGGCATCGTAACGTCGCTTAAATATAAGGTTCATTCAATTTCAAATGTATCCATTTTCTCAATTATATGGGAGTGGAATGACTTCGAAGCTGCTTTTGATGCATGGCAAAAATTTGCAACAAACACTGATAATAGACTAACTTCAGAAATTGAACTGAGATCTAAACAAGCAAATCAAATTATTGCTCAAGGTGAATTTGTAGGGCCGGCTGCGAAATTAAGAGAACTACTCCGACCGCTTACTGAAACCGGCACACCTATAAAAGTGGAGATAAAGGAAGTTCCTTATATTGAAGCTGTTCATTTCTTTGACGAACCAATTGGTAACATTCCAACTTACAAAAAGAGATCTGGATCCTTTATTAATGAAATACTTCCAAAAAGAGCAATTTTAATTATGAAAAGTTTTCTTGAAAATACACCAAATGAAACAACCGCCATTTGGCAACAATCTCTTGGGGGAGAAGTAAAACGCATTAAACCAGATGAAACAGCCTACTATTACAGGGATGCCATTATCGTTCAAGAGTATTATTCTAGATGGAAAAGGCCTGAAGAAGAAGAAAATAGTATACGATGGGTAGAAGAGTTAAGGAGTGCTTTATCAAAATACACTACCGGTGACTATGTGAATTGGCCTGATCGATTTATTAGAAACTGGCCAACTGCATATTATGGTGGAAATTTACAACGTCTTAGAATCGTGAAACGAGAATATGATCCATACAATCTATTTAATTTTCCACAAAGCATTCCACCATTAAATTTTTGGTTTTGA
- the rpiA gene encoding ribose-5-phosphate isomerase RpiA: MNDKQIVGEKAVEYVKDGMIVGLGTGSTVFYTIKKLGQLVKDELNIKGIATSVQTEKLAKEVGIQLTSFSEIEQIDIAIDGADEINPDLELIKGGGGALLREKIIAKAAKTFLVVADPNKMVEKLGKFRLPVEVIPFGMEMTMKQIRAIGLCPEIRLNGTTPFITDNGNYIFDCNIPNNVQSEIIERELNLIPGVVENGLFVGMTDLVITLDKDKNVILLSK; the protein is encoded by the coding sequence ATGAATGATAAACAAATTGTAGGAGAAAAGGCAGTAGAGTATGTAAAAGATGGTATGATCGTTGGATTGGGTACGGGATCGACCGTTTTTTATACGATAAAAAAGCTAGGGCAATTAGTTAAAGACGAACTAAATATAAAGGGTATTGCAACCTCTGTTCAGACGGAAAAGCTTGCTAAAGAGGTTGGAATCCAACTCACAAGTTTTAGTGAAATTGAGCAAATTGATATTGCGATAGATGGGGCAGATGAAATTAATCCAGACTTGGAGCTTATTAAAGGAGGAGGAGGTGCGCTTTTAAGAGAGAAAATCATTGCGAAGGCAGCTAAAACATTTTTAGTAGTTGCCGATCCAAATAAGATGGTAGAGAAATTAGGTAAGTTCCGACTTCCGGTAGAAGTTATTCCATTTGGCATGGAAATGACTATGAAACAGATTAGAGCAATTGGTTTATGCCCTGAAATTCGTTTAAATGGAACGACACCGTTTATTACGGATAATGGAAACTATATTTTTGACTGCAATATACCTAATAACGTTCAATCTGAAATAATAGAAAGAGAGCTTAACTTAATACCTGGTGTGGTAGAAAATGGATTATTTGTTGGTATGACCGATCTTGTTATTACCTTGGACAAAGATAAGAATGTAATATTATTAAGTAAATAG
- a CDS encoding carbon-nitrogen hydrolase family protein has protein sequence MQLRVSAVQYHLHTINSFEEFENQVEHYIKTAEEFEADFIIFPEFFTTQLMSIGNEKGEALTIQDLPSFTELYRSLFIKMAKQYNVHIIGGTHVIRKWDRLLNVAHLFYPDGRIGEQAKLHMTPTEVNEWNMSTGDGLEVFETDKGTVAMLTCYDIEFPEIVRMAKAKGADVIFCPSCTDDRHGFHRVRYTCHARAIENQVYVVNTGTVGSLPTVDFMRANFGQAAVITPNDIPFPPKGIMVEGEINQDMIVTADLNLDLLYKVREKGSVTTWRDRRTDLYPDW, from the coding sequence ATGCAATTAAGAGTTTCAGCTGTTCAATATCATCTTCACACAATTAACTCCTTTGAAGAGTTTGAAAATCAAGTAGAGCATTATATTAAAACTGCAGAGGAATTTGAAGCGGATTTTATCATTTTTCCGGAATTTTTTACGACTCAGCTTATGTCTATTGGCAATGAAAAAGGTGAAGCGTTAACGATTCAAGATTTACCTAGCTTTACGGAGCTATATCGCTCTTTATTTATTAAGATGGCTAAACAATACAATGTCCATATTATTGGAGGAACTCATGTAATCCGTAAATGGGATCGACTATTAAATGTTGCACATTTGTTTTATCCAGATGGTCGGATTGGTGAGCAGGCAAAGCTTCATATGACGCCAACTGAGGTTAATGAATGGAATATGAGCACTGGAGATGGCTTAGAGGTTTTCGAGACAGATAAGGGTACGGTTGCTATGCTAACTTGCTATGATATTGAGTTTCCGGAAATCGTTCGAATGGCAAAGGCAAAAGGTGCAGACGTTATTTTCTGTCCGTCCTGCACAGATGATCGTCATGGATTCCATCGAGTACGTTATACATGTCATGCAAGAGCAATCGAAAATCAAGTATATGTCGTCAATACGGGTACGGTCGGTTCACTTCCAACCGTTGATTTTATGCGTGCAAATTTTGGTCAGGCAGCAGTGATTACTCCTAATGATATTCCGTTTCCTCCCAAAGGCATTATGGTGGAAGGTGAAATTAATCAGGATATGATTGTGACAGCTGATCTTAATTTAGATTTATTATATAAAGTTCGTGAAAAAGGATCTGTTACAACATGGCGTGACAGACGAACAGATCTTTATCCAGATTGGTGA
- a CDS encoding GNAT family N-acetyltransferase translates to MYRKEFFVFEQDKPVSVVIRNYNENDFADLIRIQQESFPPPFPSELWWNEEQLKNHVTLFSQGALCIEVNGQMAGSMTGLRVDFNPQQPDHSWEEVTDNGYIRTHNPNGNTLYVVDIGVKPTYRKLGLGKWLMFAMYEVVVHLGLERLLGGGRMPGYHRVANNLSPEQYVDAVVKGDLKDPVISFLLRCGRMPVKVVANYLEDNESCNYGTLMEWRNPFIHSN, encoded by the coding sequence ATGTATCGAAAAGAATTTTTTGTTTTCGAACAAGATAAACCAGTCTCAGTAGTAATCCGAAATTATAATGAAAATGACTTTGCAGATTTAATTCGCATTCAACAAGAAAGCTTTCCACCGCCATTTCCATCAGAGTTATGGTGGAATGAAGAACAGCTAAAAAATCATGTGACTCTCTTTTCGCAAGGCGCGTTATGCATCGAAGTAAATGGTCAAATGGCTGGCTCCATGACTGGTTTGCGCGTCGATTTTAATCCTCAACAACCGGACCATTCATGGGAAGAGGTTACAGATAATGGCTATATTCGTACCCATAATCCGAATGGGAATACCTTATATGTTGTTGATATAGGCGTCAAACCAACTTACCGAAAATTGGGTTTAGGCAAGTGGCTAATGTTTGCAATGTATGAAGTTGTCGTTCACCTAGGTTTGGAAAGATTACTAGGTGGAGGAAGAATGCCAGGCTACCATAGAGTCGCAAATAATCTGTCACCAGAACAATATGTAGATGCTGTAGTTAAAGGTGATTTAAAAGATCCCGTGATTAGCTTTTTACTACGATGCGGTCGCATGCCTGTTAAGGTTGTAGCAAATTATCTAGAGGATAATGAATCATGTAATTATGGGACTCTAATGGAATGGAGAAATCCATTTATACATTCTAATTAA
- a CDS encoding GNAT family N-acetyltransferase codes for MEYRRITNINDPLFKQMHQLMQYVFPPEEVLEFDLWKEPLEDPGIRVFVAVHEDKVVGATEYRYYEDFNVAMTDFTIIGQAGLGIGPYLAQNRLVDLQALAAENNKKLSGMFAEIYNPYKVEHYEFGGVKPMDPYVRREVLAHLGYKRLDFDYVHPSWNNDGEAVTGLDLCFLPMNDETNELPSSLIVKFLKRYYTVLSNRPDSWYSMIENLEKKEKTTLVYF; via the coding sequence ATGGAATATAGAAGAATTACGAATATTAATGACCCATTATTTAAACAAATGCATCAGTTAATGCAATATGTATTCCCTCCAGAAGAAGTATTAGAATTTGATCTTTGGAAAGAGCCCTTGGAGGATCCAGGAATTCGTGTTTTTGTTGCAGTTCATGAAGATAAAGTTGTTGGCGCTACTGAATATCGCTATTATGAGGATTTTAATGTTGCCATGACTGATTTTACAATAATCGGACAAGCCGGTTTAGGAATCGGTCCATACTTAGCACAAAATAGATTAGTAGATTTACAAGCGTTAGCAGCTGAGAATAATAAGAAGTTATCTGGCATGTTTGCTGAAATTTATAATCCTTATAAAGTAGAACACTATGAGTTTGGCGGCGTTAAACCAATGGACCCGTATGTAAGACGTGAAGTATTAGCTCACCTAGGCTATAAGCGACTAGATTTTGATTATGTTCACCCATCATGGAATAACGATGGTGAGGCTGTCACAGGACTTGATTTATGTTTCCTTCCGATGAACGACGAAACAAATGAACTGCCATCAAGCTTAATCGTAAAATTTCTGAAGCGTTATTACACAGTATTATCAAATAGACCAGATTCATGGTATTCAATGATTGAAAACTTAGAAAAAAAAGAAAAAACTACATTAGTGTATTTCTAA